In the genome of Luteibaculum oceani, the window TCTGTCCATTCTTTCGGGCTTTTGTATAAGGTGTATCTAGACCGTGCTAGGAGCTGCTTTAGGCTGTCGCCATTAGCTAGTATTTCCGGTCGGTAAGCTTTCCTTTGTCTTTTGGCCTTTTCGATGCCTTCATTCTCCTGGTCCAACGCTTCCCACCGGTGTTTAATTCTTAGGTCTTGAACACCTTCTAATGCCAGTTTTTGAACGTGGAACCTATCAGTAACCCTTACTGCGTTTGGGAAGCATTTCTTGGCTATTTGATTCATGCTTCCAGCCATGTCTAATGTAATCTCCTCAACCTTTTTTCTTAGCCTTAGTGGCATTTTTTCAAGTATTGGAATGATAGCTTCGGAACTTGTTCCAGAGACAATAGCTACAATAGATCCTTTCTTGCCCCTGGCTGCTTTATTCGTTAATACCGTGAACAGTTCACCATGAGTTAATGAAGTTTCGTCCAAGGAAAGGTGCTTGCCTATATTTTCGGGATAAAGCAGGTGGGACTTTGCTGTTTTGAGCTGATCCCACTGTTTGTATTCACTTAAATAGTCTTGGTAATACCTTCTCAGCGTTCGACCTTTAACTCCGTAAAACCCTCCAATAGTTTCAAAGCTTTGCGGGTTAGTCTTGACCGATTTCTTTTAAAAAAGCTGCAAATTCTGCAGTCATTCGGGTGCCATTAGCTATTAAATT includes:
- a CDS encoding ISAon1 family transposase; translation: MGGFYGVKGRTLRRYYQDYLSEYKQWDQLKTAKSHLLYPENIGKHLSLDETSLTHGELFTVLTNKAARGKKGSIVAIVSGTSSEAIIPILEKMPLRLRKKVEEITLDMAGSMNQIAKKCFPNAVRVTDRFHVQKLALEGVQDLRIKHRWEALDQENEGIEKAKRQRKAYRPEILANGDSLKQLLARSRYTLYKSPKEWTDSQKLRAKLLFERYPDIHKAYQLSQSLKNIFKENRGKIYAFTRLARWHEEVAQSGFKSFNTISRTIQNHYQT